Proteins from a genomic interval of Medicago truncatula cultivar Jemalong A17 chromosome 3, MtrunA17r5.0-ANR, whole genome shotgun sequence:
- the LOC25489985 gene encoding uncharacterized protein KIAA0930 homolog isoform X3, with protein sequence MLGDGGETPSRYELLCMVKKHSNLIGKTVVEEQDAPDVEMDMKFWHDVFDLYFVRGKESRGRQDDDLVFFVRKLVSRVSGSNNDPESVDPYFVRRWAPELSNLVDETSIDVDWRRSFYLNLIAHTSFSVTVAICSQQVLQNHQAGRDTSLSPIYKVVKTVYASPSRVNFQLDSTKEVETTPAYPDICFAIDDFDSTFDAVVLTERDHCYCVVLNAHDGAAFPSDKVSNDCSTSDDSSPEVCTSSTTKKDTKLTLFSGFVSYQMVRDAYDAGKSRFGSLLSVGHFPGKTDRIYMKGPGGRGEVEVAVSGVAGRQLFHRYILRDG encoded by the exons ATGCTTGGCGATGGTGGAGAAACCCCATCAAG atatgaATTGTTGTGTATGGTGAAGAAGCATTCAAACTTAATTGGAAAAACGGTTGTTGAAGAGCAAGATGCTCCTGATGTTGAAATGGATATGAAATTTTGGCATGATGTCtttgatttgtattttgttCGCGGTAAAGAGTCTAGAGGACGACAAGATGATGATCTCGTTTTCTTTGTCCGAAAATTG GTTTCTCGAGTTTCTGGTTCGAACAATGATCCAGAGAGTGTTGATCCTTATTTTGTACGCAGGTGGGCACCTGAG TTGAGCAACTTAGTGGATGAAACTTCGATAGACGTGGATTGGAGGCGTTCATTTTACTTGAATTTAATTGCTCATACATCATTCAGTGTAACTGTTGCAATTTGCAG TCAACAGGTTCTTCAGAACCATCAAGCTGGGAGGGATACATCTTTATCCCCTATATACAAG GTTGTGAAGACTGTTTATGCATCTCCAAGTCGTGTTAATTTTCAATTGGACTCTACAAAG GAAGTGGAAACAACACCTGCTTATCCGGATATATGTTTTGCAATTGATGATTTTGACTCCACTTTTGATGCTGTG GTTTTGACTGAAAGAGATCATTGCTATTGTGTTGTTCTTAATGCACATGATGGGGCAGCATTTCCTAGTGATAAGGTGTCAAATGATTGCAGTACGAGTGATGACTCCTCGCCGGAAGTTTGTACTAGTTCTACTACGAAAAAAGATACTAAG CTTACCCTTTTCTCAGGATTTGTCAGCTATCAGATGGTTAGAGATGCATACGATG CTGGAAAATCTCGATTTGGGAGCCTTTTATCAGTAGGCCATTTTCCTGGCAAAACAGATAGGATTTACATGAAAGGTCCCGGAGGCCGTGGGGAAGTTGAAGTAGCTGTTTCTGGTGTTGCAGGTAGGCAACTTTTTCATAG
- the LOC25489985 gene encoding uncharacterized protein KIAA0930 homolog isoform X4: MLGDGGETPSRYELLCMVKKHSNLIGKTVVEEQDAPDVEMDMKFWHDVFDLYFVRGKESRGRQDDDLVFFVRKLVSRVSGSNNDPESVDPYFVRRWAPELSNLVDETSIDVDWRRSFYLNLIAHTSFSVTVAICSQQVLQNHQAGRDTSLSPIYKVVKTVYASPSRVNFQLDSTKEVETTPAYPDICFAIDDFDSTFDAVVLTERDHCYCVVLNAHDGAAFPSDKVSNDCSTSDDSSPEVCTSSTTKKDTKLTLFSGFVSYQMVRDAYDAGKSRFGSLLSVGHFPGKTDRIYMKGPGGRGEVEVAVSGVAGIY, encoded by the exons ATGCTTGGCGATGGTGGAGAAACCCCATCAAG atatgaATTGTTGTGTATGGTGAAGAAGCATTCAAACTTAATTGGAAAAACGGTTGTTGAAGAGCAAGATGCTCCTGATGTTGAAATGGATATGAAATTTTGGCATGATGTCtttgatttgtattttgttCGCGGTAAAGAGTCTAGAGGACGACAAGATGATGATCTCGTTTTCTTTGTCCGAAAATTG GTTTCTCGAGTTTCTGGTTCGAACAATGATCCAGAGAGTGTTGATCCTTATTTTGTACGCAGGTGGGCACCTGAG TTGAGCAACTTAGTGGATGAAACTTCGATAGACGTGGATTGGAGGCGTTCATTTTACTTGAATTTAATTGCTCATACATCATTCAGTGTAACTGTTGCAATTTGCAG TCAACAGGTTCTTCAGAACCATCAAGCTGGGAGGGATACATCTTTATCCCCTATATACAAG GTTGTGAAGACTGTTTATGCATCTCCAAGTCGTGTTAATTTTCAATTGGACTCTACAAAG GAAGTGGAAACAACACCTGCTTATCCGGATATATGTTTTGCAATTGATGATTTTGACTCCACTTTTGATGCTGTG GTTTTGACTGAAAGAGATCATTGCTATTGTGTTGTTCTTAATGCACATGATGGGGCAGCATTTCCTAGTGATAAGGTGTCAAATGATTGCAGTACGAGTGATGACTCCTCGCCGGAAGTTTGTACTAGTTCTACTACGAAAAAAGATACTAAG CTTACCCTTTTCTCAGGATTTGTCAGCTATCAGATGGTTAGAGATGCATACGATG CTGGAAAATCTCGATTTGGGAGCCTTTTATCAGTAGGCCATTTTCCTGGCAAAACAGATAGGATTTACATGAAAGGTCCCGGAGGCCGTGGGGAAGTTGAAGTAGCTGTTTCTGGTGTTGCAG
- the LOC25489982 gene encoding protein PHLOEM PROTEIN 2-LIKE A10, translating into MELPLSFSRKHQKRLILIALLGFSGYGAYKAYHLPYVVQKRHRFTKLLKAFVSLAELASNSAETVSIVSNDLNKFLKSDSDEIPNSLKQLSKIAMSDEFSITISRVSKSLTQGILMGYGEFEKPLEIGAEKSNFSDRVLDKLTSEAGTGFVSVVVGSFARNLVLGFRSKLENVDSGSKSDGVSGFVSVICDEKCGKVIGDCVQTFVATAVAVFLDKTMDVNTYDEIFAGMTNPKHHEKVKGILVSLCNGAVETLVKTSHQVLTNPKGKSDLSSPRENGLLKPEAYLQKFRNGGSVDGVGDSGWLEQVKSTLSVPANQRFVFDVTGRVTFETARSFVEFMLWRISEGLKRGVNKVHDDVVDKGMQVVRYVGAKSSVIITLCLALYLHILGGSRILVAA; encoded by the coding sequence ATGGAACTTCCACTCAGTTTCTCACGAAAACACCAAAAACGACTCATCCTAATCGCGCTTTTAGGATTCTCCGGTTACGGTGCTTATAAAGCTTATCATTTACCCTATGTAGTTCAAAAACGCCACCGTTTCACCAAGCTTCTCAAAGCTTTCGTTTCTCTTGCAGAACTTGCTTCCAATTCCGCAGAAACTGTTTCAATCGTTTCCAACGATTTGAATAAATTTCTCAAGTCTGATTCTGATGAAATTCCTAATAGTTTGAAACAATTATCCAAAATTGCCATGTCGGATGAATTTTCGATAACGATTTCTAGGGTTTCAAAGTCTTTAACACAAGGAATTTTAATGGGGTATGGTGAATTTGAAAAACCCTTGGAAATTGGTGCGGAAAAATCGAATTTTTCAGATAGGGTGTTGGATAAGCTTACGTCTGAGGCTGGAACTGGGTTTGTTTCGGTTGTGGTTGGAAGTTTTGCTAGGAATTTGGTTTTGGGTTTTCGTTCGAAGTTGGAAAATGTTGATTCCGGGTCGAAATCTGATGGTGTTTCTGGATTTGTTAGTGTGATTTGTGATGAAAAGTGTGGGAAGGTTATAGGGGATTGTGTGCAGACTTTTGTGGCTACTGCTGTTGCTGTTTTTCTTGATAAAACAATGGAtgttaatacttatgatgaaaTTTTTGCTGGAATGACGAATCCAAAACACCACGAAAAGGTGAAGGGAATTTTGGTTTCTCTATGTAACGGTGCTGTTGAGACTTTGGTTAAAACATCTCATCAGGTTTTGACTAATCCAAAAGGTAAATCTGATTTGAGTTCACCTAGGGAAAACGGGCTTTTGAAACCGGAAGCTTATCTTCAGAAATTCAGAAATGGAGGCTCTGTTGATGGAGTTGGGGATTCTGGGTGGCTTGAACAGGTTAAATCAACTCTTTCTGTGCCAGCTAACCAGAGGTTTGTGTTTGATGTCACGGGGAGAGTGACATTCGAAACTGCGAGGTCATTTGTGGAGTTTATGTTGTGGAGAATATCAGAAGGTTTGAAAAGGGGTGTTAACAAGGTTCATGACGACGTTGTAGACAAAGGAATGCAAGTTGTTAGATATGTAGGAGCTAAGTCGTCGGTTATTATTACCTTGTGTCTTGCtttatatttacatattttGGGTGGTAGTAGGATTCTAGTGGCTGCTTAG
- the LOC25489985 gene encoding uncharacterized protein KIAA0930 homolog isoform X2, whose protein sequence is MLGDGGETPSRYELLCMVKKHSNLIGKTVVEEQDAPDVEMDMKFWHDVFDLYFVRGKESRGRQDDDLVFFVRKLVSRVSGSNNDPESVDPYFVRRWAPELSNLVDETSIDVDWRRSFYLNLIAHTSFSVTVAICSQQVLQNHQAGRDTSLSPIYKVVKTVYASPSRVNFQLDSTKEVETTPAYPDICFAIDDFDSTFDAVVLTERDHCYCVVLNAHDGAAFPSDKVSNDCSTSDDSSPEVCTSSTTKKDTKLTLFSGFVSYQMVRDAYDAGKSRFGSLLSVGHFPGKTDRIYMKGPGGRGEVEVAVSGVAGRQLFHRSKPAGFRTTFSSCIK, encoded by the exons ATGCTTGGCGATGGTGGAGAAACCCCATCAAG atatgaATTGTTGTGTATGGTGAAGAAGCATTCAAACTTAATTGGAAAAACGGTTGTTGAAGAGCAAGATGCTCCTGATGTTGAAATGGATATGAAATTTTGGCATGATGTCtttgatttgtattttgttCGCGGTAAAGAGTCTAGAGGACGACAAGATGATGATCTCGTTTTCTTTGTCCGAAAATTG GTTTCTCGAGTTTCTGGTTCGAACAATGATCCAGAGAGTGTTGATCCTTATTTTGTACGCAGGTGGGCACCTGAG TTGAGCAACTTAGTGGATGAAACTTCGATAGACGTGGATTGGAGGCGTTCATTTTACTTGAATTTAATTGCTCATACATCATTCAGTGTAACTGTTGCAATTTGCAG TCAACAGGTTCTTCAGAACCATCAAGCTGGGAGGGATACATCTTTATCCCCTATATACAAG GTTGTGAAGACTGTTTATGCATCTCCAAGTCGTGTTAATTTTCAATTGGACTCTACAAAG GAAGTGGAAACAACACCTGCTTATCCGGATATATGTTTTGCAATTGATGATTTTGACTCCACTTTTGATGCTGTG GTTTTGACTGAAAGAGATCATTGCTATTGTGTTGTTCTTAATGCACATGATGGGGCAGCATTTCCTAGTGATAAGGTGTCAAATGATTGCAGTACGAGTGATGACTCCTCGCCGGAAGTTTGTACTAGTTCTACTACGAAAAAAGATACTAAG CTTACCCTTTTCTCAGGATTTGTCAGCTATCAGATGGTTAGAGATGCATACGATG CTGGAAAATCTCGATTTGGGAGCCTTTTATCAGTAGGCCATTTTCCTGGCAAAACAGATAGGATTTACATGAAAGGTCCCGGAGGCCGTGGGGAAGTTGAAGTAGCTGTTTCTGGTGTTGCAGGTAGGCAACTTTTTCATAG
- the LOC25489981 gene encoding uncharacterized protein has translation MSSWFARSLANSLRLDDDDDGDIQNDIVTESPTTSPRNNDYQQQQDNNAIESEEENDETLQGRGVKEDLDEIKQTLTRQFWGMASFLAPPPSSTISQDEHEQQRQVDDDIISNQNSEMEQGVFRRDDPEPNSNTFGSDSEGEHEREFDIQCAVGITEEVLTFAMNIAMHPETWLDFPIDEEDDNDDFEMSEDQRDHAMVVERLAPRLAALRIELCPCHMSESYFWKVYFVLLHSRLNKQDSEVLSTPQVMVARSMWMQELQKQTKPEFEIFGRSDLYSRDNAQHHDSTPSLSDDTYSDDMPHRTYGYRTTSLSMMADNESEKYTIESSGSHLSDKSVIEENPSNKTENKDLKSGRASQIMIQDYDDDDDDWPDDDSDLGGYSGTPLPIVNEEDISFSDLEDDDYGIKHVSSNSDSKVV, from the exons atgtcatCATGGTTTGCTCGTTCCCTTGCAAACTCTCTCCGactcgatgatgatgatgatggtgacaTTCAAAACGACATCGTAACCGAATCTCCAACCACCTCACCTAGAAATAATGAttaccaacaacaacaagataataatgcaattgaatcagaagaagaaaatgatgaaacaTTGCAAGGTCGTGGTGTTAAAGAAGACCTCGACGAAATCAAACAAACCCTAACTCGTCAATTTTGGGGTATGGCTTCTTTTCTcgctcctcctccttcttcaaCTATTTCTCAAGATGAACATGAACAACAACGGCAAGTTGATGACGATATAATTTCGAATCAAAATTCGGAAATGGAACAAGGTGTGTTCCGTCGGGATGATCCTGAACCGAATTCGAATACATTCGGATCCGATTCAGAAGGAGAACATGAAAGGGAATTTGATATACAGTGTGCGGTTGGAATTACGGAGGAGGTTTTGACTTTTGCAATGAATATTGCTATGCATCCTGAAACTTGGTTGGATTTTCCAATTGATGAGGAAGATGATAACGACG ATTTTGAAATGTCTGAGGACCAACGAGATCATGCTATGGTCGTTGAGAGGCTTGCTCCCAGATTAGCTGCGCTAAGAATTGAATTGTGCCCTTGTCATATGAGTGAAAGTTACTTTTGGAAAGTCTATTTTGTACTTTTGCATTCAAGGCTTAATAAACAAGATTCTGAGGTTTTGTCTACACCCCAG GTCATGGTAGCCAGATCAATGTGGATGCAGGAATTGCAGAAACAAACAAAGCCTGAATTTGAAATTTTCGGAAGAAGTGATCTCTACTCAAGAGACAATGCTCAGCATCATGATTCTACTCCCAGCTTATCCGATGACACCTATTCTGATGACATGCCTCATCGGACATACGGATATAGAACAACCTCTTTGTCTATGATGGCAGATAATGAGTCTGAAAAGTACACAATTGAAAGTTCTGGATCACATTTATCGGATAAGTCGGTTATTGAGGAAAATCCAAGTaataaaactgaaaacaaaGATCTAAAAAGTGGTCGAGCTTCTCAAATTATGATTCAGGACTatgatgatgacgatgatgattGGCCAGACGATGATTCTGATTTAGGGGGATATAGTGGAACACCACTCCCTATTGTGAATGAAGAAGATATATCTTTCAGCGATCTCGAGGATGATGATTATGGCATTAAACATGTTAGTAGCAATTCAGATTCAAAGGTGGTGTGA